In Topomyia yanbarensis strain Yona2022 chromosome 2, ASM3024719v1, whole genome shotgun sequence, one DNA window encodes the following:
- the LOC131678742 gene encoding uncharacterized protein LOC131678742, producing MAAASSGDPGGSSKRRLPEYMDPTNKFGELTFLQLTGKDGVPLPRNPFIIGKSVEVVAGGPIEGANTEAQGTRYTLRVRNPAQVAKLQKMTQLIDGTEVVVEAHPNLNVSRCVISCYDLIHMEEKDVLQEIISQGVIRVQRITRKEAEKRVNTPALILTFCKTTYPEYIKIGLLHVPTRPYFPNLLRMLQLRPYSRSMSWSSAML from the coding sequence AGAGTACATGGACCCTACGAACaaattcggcgaattgacgttCCTGCAGTTAACCGGCAAAGACGGTGTACCATTGCCTAGAAACCCGTTCATCATCGGTAAATCGGTAGAGGTTGTCGCTGGAGGTCCAAtcgaaggtgcgaataccgaagctcaagggacacggtatacccttcgagttcggaatcCTGCCCAAGTTGCTAAGTTGCAGAAAATGACCCAGCTCATTGACGGCACTGAAGTAGTGGTCGAAGctcatccgaatctgaacgtaagcagatgcgtaatttcctgctacgatctgattcatatggaagagaaggatgttttacaagaaattataagccagggagtgattcgtgtacagcgaattacaAGAAAGGAAGCTGAGAAGAGAGTGAATACGCCAGCGCTAATCTTGACCTTCTGTAAaaccacatacccggaatacataaagatcggtttgcttcacGTTCCTACTCGCCCATACTTCCCGAACTTGTTACGGATGCTTCAACTACGGCCATACTCGCGTTCGATGTCCTGGTCCTCAGCGATGCTTTAA